The Pelmatolapia mariae isolate MD_Pm_ZW linkage group LG9, Pm_UMD_F_2, whole genome shotgun sequence genome has a segment encoding these proteins:
- the LOC134634459 gene encoding uncharacterized protein LOC134634459: MEETEDSIAVVGIGCNFPGGEGLDNFWKVLVNGRNCSVPIPKERFDLSSWYDPDDNKPGKSRTAKAALIDGFNEFDHRFFGISDSEVEQMDPQQKQLLQCVYRALENAGIPMEKASGTRTGVFFGIMNRDYETNAAHVHPSVINHWTGTGLAMSIAANRVSYVFNFTGPSLSLDSACSSSLVALHLACQSIKQGDCEMAVCGGVSCILEPRVFVALSKAKMISPDGTSKPFSSRADGYGRGEGCGVVLLKPLKKALQDHDHIWGIISKTAVNQDGRSVTPITKPSMTQQEELLRRIYSESDLANVQYIEAHGTGTPAGDPTEARSISNVIGKSRPPGSKTLWIGSVKSNIGHTESAAGVAGLIKVLLMMKHVTIVPSVFYTDKTSSVDTTALNIKIPKEPEKWESSSARVAGVNNFGFGGTNAHAIVTQHIQPYSKQRRDEKQVKYFVISANSSKSLIMMMENTINQLQAENRFDLDSLLYTSACRRTHQKHKYRKAITVSSVVNLKEKLIATVGKNVSVAFSDPRLVFVFCGNGVTYHGMCKQLLKNEPIFREKIKEIKELFQKLSPLDILDTLESEFESSDFKNPDVVQPLLFAIQVGITTLLRHWGVKADAILGHSVGEVAAAHCSGLLSLEDAVKVIYFRSTLQRKVTGGKMLVISNMAVSEVSSLLPPYSGKICLAAYNSPQSCTLSGDADTIERFHKELSTSANSQNLFLRVLDVPAAYHSHMMDPILPEIVKTIGILQANDLDTELFSTVTGKEVQQGDFCTGEYWARNIREPVAFEQAVQSASRGKKYTVFVEIGPRRALQRNIMESLGNDMAVLASVQPERDQESVMSVVSKLFELGVQVDWNTFYKGYETVPLPFPKYQFDCSDRDVIIGAAQNNTASNHPVLCQTGSESNIFTCDLKSDSTFYLKEHKHNDVPIIPGAFYAELGLAACMASAKPKVPLSSLQLSVNFHSPFVLTQNKPEMKVQLEQTERETRFTVLSPSVVYASGTVVSKKERLIEEQCISLSSINKRCTSVVSFQEFYGYLSQGGFQYGDIFQNKKDVHYGDDLKEAFAKVSVPEELQPHLHGYCIHPVLLDYLMQLLPVTVEHIFAGRPGFPAKIGSLTVFQPLQNEMTIYLRATDVGTDHFGVCGCFADKEGRVLVEVKNVIIKYLGSRSHVVDEYFYHNAFNVVPNDHIPTPSPKALVFCDTLGIADGLKKHLDSASTYIPFTYAKDILGNGFPSLLASLKITEIRENFDEVLFLWGKEDLTSRPAEIILQNLADCCEIFRQIVVELKRIHFPKSIRAITYRSSDITVDHVSPGFALVGMTRSFAAELPDLSFQLIDMSRISAEDIAALSDVLRSYPCSKHPELVVKDGQVLKPSIVRTPLEITDNKVGTYTSTVSEPCIFLTADPNEITQLSAIRSDEEAEPISDTFIEIQASKICVHSSDYFPVSTSKLKFGKTLYWNTQSSQKHKLFALDFSGTVTAVGKDVRKFKVGEHVASCYPVVAASKIRVPQEVCYSTKRFPVLKKTPCVSYFVLAWEILHQALHRAKRNITIICSVPDSALVKVLALSAFKSGWNVNVETQCNGTFLGAVVILPPFDESLTAQICNFPGLQHVVIVCESQKQDLVVEEVFQSANEGVHVQTIQMPVIFQKGFLRTHRPYLYHWLKSLNLNGKLALESFTFQSAKSERKSIDSAKPDSYFSSKKLAVVALENDFGSTLSEIPLLPTKKRLFRKRSVYVVAGGLSGLGFETVKFISQRGGEYIVILSRSKPTPEVQQEINNVEKQCGNSITSMECDISVSENVHKVINVIGKKFPGRLIRGVFHSAVVLHDGLIETLNRSLYEKVFRPKINGVLNLHYATKHCPLDYFVCYSSISAFLGNASQTNYAAANTFLDLFCQYRRKLSLPAQSINWGALNLGLLLNKEHFQRFLEAKGMMILDLAEIYQSLEQCLVLNQPQQAVCRFHFRNIRYNILSQNKALTMRLSALVEAAFQKSRETYSQTKQAVSVSPKDYVVSLLSETIGMEQSELKDDLPLSSLGIDSMQAMTLQNLIFQGRGVNVPLVKLLDPNATIATMAALLSEGAEGESVSENPESLPDEPEVSTRL; this comes from the exons ATGGAAGAAACTGAAGACAGCATTGCAGTGGTGGGAATTGGATGCAATTTTCCAGGCG GAGAGGGGCTTGACAATTTCTGGAAGGTTCTGGTGAATGGGAGAAACTGCTCTGTGCCAATTCCCAAAGAGAGATTTGACTTAAGCAGCTGGTATGATCCCGATGACAACAAGCCGGGTAAATCCCGCACAGCCAAGGCTGCTCTCATTGACGG GTTTAATGAATTTGACCACAGGTTTTTTGGCATCAGTGACAGTGAAGTGGAACAAATGGATCCTCAGCAAAAACAGCTCCTTCAGTGTGTCTACAGGGCTTTAGAAAATGCTGGAATTCCAATGGAAAAAGCCAGTGGGACCAGAACAGGAGTGTTTTTTG GAATAATGAACAGAGATTATGAAACAAATGCTGCACATGTGCACCCAAGTGTGATCAACCACTGGACTGGCACAGGGCTTGCCATGAGTATTGCAGCAAACAGAGTCTCCTATGTCTTCAACTTCACTGGACCTTCGCTATCCTTAGACTCTGCCTGTTCTTCATCCCTTGTGGCTCTTCATCTTGCCTGTCAGTCAATAAAACAAG GGGATTGTGAAATGGCTGTCTGTGGAGGGGTCAGCTGCATCCTTGAGCCAAGAGTGTTTGTTGCGCTCAGCAAAGCCAAGATGATCTCACCTGATGGAACCAGCAAACCTTTTTCCAGCAGAGCAGATGGATATGGCAGAGGGGAAGGATGCGGAGTAGTTCTCCTAAAACCACTGAAAAAG GCTCTTCAAGACCATGACCATATCTGGGGTATAATCAGCAAAACTGCTGTAAACCAAGATGGCCGCTCTGTCACTCCAATCACCAAACCATCCATGACACAACAAGAGGAGCTTCTCCGCAGAATCTATTCGGAGTCTGACCTTGCAAATGTCCAGTACATAGAGGCACATGGGACTGGAACCCCAGCTGGAGACCCAACAGAGGCAAGAAGCATTTCCAACGTCATTGGTAAATCTAGACCTCCCGGTTCAAAGACACTCTGGATTGGCTCTGTGAAGAGCAATATTGGACACACAGAATCTGCTGCTGGAGTTGCTGGACTCATTAAGGTTCTCCTGATGATGAAGCATGTGACCATTGTTCCTTCGGTGTTCTACACTGATAAGACTTCCAGTGTAGATACCACAGCACTAAACATTAAAATTCCTAAGGAACCAGAAAAATGGGAAAGCTCTAGTGCAAGAGTTGCAGGAGTTAACAACTTTGGTTTTGGGGGAACAAATGCACATGCCATTGTCACACAGCACATCCAGCCATATTCTAAGCAAAGGCGTGATGAGAAGCAAGTCAAGTATTTTGTCATATCTGCAAATTCTTCAAAATCACTTATCATGATGATGGAAAATACCATCAATCAGCTACAGGCAGAAAACCGGTTTGATCTAGATTCTTTGCTCTACACGTCAGCTTGCAGAAGAACCCACCAAAAACATAAATACAGAAAGGCCATCACAGTGTCTTCTGTCGTTAATCTAAAAGAGAAGCTAATTGCTACTGTTGGCAAAAATGTCAGCGTTGCCTTCTCAGATCCAAGGTTAGTCTTTGTCTTCTGTGGAAATGGTGTCACCTACCATGGTATGTGCAAGCAGCTACTAAAAAACGAGCCTATATTCAGAGAAAAGATCAAAGAAATTAAGGAACTTTTCCAAAAGCTGAGTCCTCTGGACATCCTGGATACGCTTGAGAGCGAATTTGAGAGCAGCGACTTCAAGAACCCAGACGTTGTCCAACCTCTTCTCTTTGCTATTCAGGTTGGGATTACTACCTTGCTCAGGCACTGGGGAGTCAAAGCTGATGCAATTCTTGGACACTCTGTTGGTGAAGTGGCAGCCGCTCACTGCTCTGGTCTCTTGTCTCTGGAGGATGCAGTAAAAGTCATATATTTCCGCAGCACTCTCCAGAGAAAAGTCACCGGGGGAAAGATGCTCGTGATCAGCAACATGGCTGTATCAGAGGTATCTTCACTGCTCCCTCCTTACTCTGGTAAAATTTGCCTTGCTGCATATAACAGCCCACAGTCCTGCACCCTTTCAGGTGATGCAGACACAATTGAGCGCTTCCACAAGGAGCTAAGCACCTCAGCTAATAGTCAGAATCTGTTCCTTCGTGTGCTGGATGTCCCTGCTGCTTATCACAGTCACATGATGGACCCAATTCTACCAGAAATTGTGAAAACAATTGGCATCTTACAGGCAAATGATCTTGACACAGAGTTGTTCTCAACAGTGACAGGGAAGGAAGTCCAGCAGGGAGATTTCTGCACAGGTGAATACTGGGCTAGAAACATTCGTGAGCCGGTTGCTTTTGAGCAGGCAGTACAGTCAGCATCTAGAGGAAAGAAGTACACAGTTTTTGTTGAGATAGGTCCAAGAAGAGCACTGCAGAGAAACATTATGGAATCTCTGGGAAATGACATGGCTGTCCTTGCCTCCGTGCAGCCAGAAAGAGATCAAGAATCAGTCATGTCTGTTGTTTCTAAACTGTTTGAACTCGGCGTTCAAGTAGATTGGAACACCTTCTATAAAGGCTATGAGACAGTGCCTCTGCCTTTTCCTAAATATCAATTTGACTGCTCAGACAGGGATGTTATCATTGGGGCAGCACAGAATAACACAGCAAGCAATCATCCTGTGCTGTGTCAGACGGGAAGTGAAAGCAACATTTTCACTTGTGATCTAAAGTCTGACTCTACTTTCTACTTGAAAGAGCATAAGCATAATGATGTACCCATCATCCCTGGTGCTTTCTATGCTGAGTTGGGTTTAGCTGCGTGCATGGCCAGTGCGAAACCAAAAGTACCTCTCAGTTCACTGCAGCTCAGTGTCAATTTTCACAGTCCATTTGTTTTAACACAGAATAAACCTGAAATGAAAGTGCAACTAGAACAAACAGAGAGGGAAACCAGATTCACCGTTCTCTCCCCATCTGTAGTTTATGCATCAGGCACTGTGGTTTCAAAGAAAGAGAGGCTGATTGAGGAGCAGTGCATTTCACTAAGCTCCATCAACAAACGATGCACATCTGTAGTGAGCTTTCAGGAGTTTTATGGATATCTCTCTCAAGGAGGTTTTCAGTATGGAGACATCTTCCAGAATAAGAAGGATGTGCACTATGGAGATGATCTGAAAGAGGCTTTTGCAAAAGTCTCAGTTCCCGAAGAACTTCAGCCTCATTTGCATGGCTACTGCATTCATCCTGTCTTGCTGGATTATTTGATGCAGCTTCTCCCAGTTACAGTAGAGCACATCTTTGCTGGCAGGCCAGGATTTCCTGCCAAAATAGGAAGTCTTACAGTCTTTCAACCTTTGCAAAATGAGATGACTATTTATCTGAGAGCAACTGATGTGGGCACTGATCACTTTGGGGTTTGTGGGTGCTTTGCAGACAAGGAAGGCAGAGTGTTGGTTGAGGTCAAAAATGTCATAATCAAGTACCTAGGCAGTCGTTCTCATGTGGTAGATGAGTACTTCTACCACAATGCCTTCAACGTTGTCCCAAATGATCACATTCCTACTCCTTCTCCAAAAGCGTTGGTGTTCTGTGATACTTTAGGGATTGCTGATGGTCTAAAGAAACATTTGGACTCAGCATCTACTTACATTCCCTTCACATATGCAAAGGACATCTTGGGCAATGGTTTCCCTTCTCTTTTGGCAAGTCTTAAAATCACAGAGATTAGGGAAAACTTTGATGAGGTCTTATTTTTGTGGGGCAAAGAAGACCTCACATCACGGCCAGCTGAAATCATCCTGCAGAATCTAGCTGACTGCTGTGAGATTTTCCGCCAAATAGTTGTTGAGCTAAAGCGAATTCACTTCCCAAAATCAATTAGAGCCATAACTTACCGTTCAtctgacatcacagtagacCACGTAAGTCCAGGTTTCGCTCTTGTTGGTATGACACGATCGTTCGCTGCAGAGCTACCAGATCTTTCTTTTCAGCTGATTGATATGAGCAGGATCTCTGCAGAGGACATTGCAGCTCTGTCTGATGTCCTAAGGTCATACCCATGCAGCAAGCACCCAGAACTGGTGGTAAAAGATGGACAGGTCTTGAAACCTTCCATTGTGCGCACCCCACTAGAAATTACTGACAATAAAGTAGGCACTTATACATCTACAGTGTCTGAACCTTGTATTTTTCTGACAGCTGATCCAAATGAAATTACGCAACTGAGTGCCATTCGCTCTGACGAGGAGGCTGAGCCGATCAGTGATACATTCATTGAAATCCAGGCCAGTAAGATATGTGTTCACTCATCCGACTATTTCCCAGTCAGCACTTCAAAACTAAAATTCGGCAAAACACTGTATTGGAACACGCAATCATCTCAGAAACACAAGCTGTTCGCTCTTGACTTCAGCGGTACTGTCACAGCAGTTGGGAAAGATGTAAGGAAATTCAAAGTGGGAGAACATGTTGCTTCCTGTTATCCTGTGGTGGCAGCAAGTAAGATCAGAGTACCACAGGAAGTGTGCTACAGCACCAAAAGGTTCCCAGTCCTCAAAAAAACACCGTGTGTTTCCTACTTTGTGCTAGCATGGGAAATCCTGCACCAAGCATTGCACAGAGCCAAGCGTAATATAACAATCATATGCTCTGTGCCTGATTCTGCACTAGTGAAAGTCTTGGCACTTAGCGCTTTCAAATCAGGCTGGAATGTGAATGTTGAAACGCAGTGCAATGGAACTTTTTTGGGTGCAGTTGTCATTCTGCCTCCATTTGATGAATCCCTAACTGCTCAAATTTGCAACTTTCCAGGGTTACAACATGTTGTAATCGTATGTGAATCTCAGAAGCAGGATCTAGTCGTTGAGGAAGTGTTCCAAAGTGCAAATGAAGGTGTTCATGTACAGACAATTCAAATGCCAGTCATTTTCCAAAAGGGATTCCTGAGAACACACAGGCCATACCTTTATCACTGGCTTAAGTCCTTAAACCTTAATGGGAAATTGGCTCTTGAAAGCTTTACCTTTCAGAGTGCaaaatctgaaagaaaaagcaTTGATTCAGCAAAACCAGACTCATATTTCAGCTCCAAGAAATTGGCTGTCGTAGCTCTAGAAAATGATTTTGGCAGCACACTGTCTGAGATTCCACTTCTCCCAACAAAAAAACGGCTTTTTCGAAAGAGGTCTGTGTATGTAGTGGCAGGTGGTCTTTCTGGTCTGGGCTTTGAGACTGTTAAGTTCATCTCACAAAGAGGTGGTGAGTACATTGTCATTCTCTCCAGAAGCAAGCCCACACCAGAAGTACAGCAAGAAATCAACAATGTGGAGAAACAGTGTGGAAACAGCATCACCAGCATGGAGTGTGACATATCTGTTTCTGAGAATGTGCACAAAGTCATCAATGTCATTGGCAAGAAGTTCCCTGGTCGTCTGATCAGAGGTGTGTTTCACAGTGCAGTAGTCTTGCATGATGGACTGATTGAGACCCTTAACAGATCTCTGTACGAGAAGGTTTTCAGGCCAAAAATAAACGGTGTCCTGAATTTGCACTATGCAACAAAGCACTGTCCGTTGGATTACTTTGTATGTTACTCCTCCATCTCCGCTTTCCTGGGAAATGCATCACAAACAAACTACGCAGCAGCCAATACGTTTCTCGATCTGTTCTGTCAATACAGGCGCAAACTCAGCTTGCCTGCACAGTCTATCAACTGGGGAGCTCTGAACCTTGGTCTGCTCTTGAACAAAGAACATTTCCAGCGTTTTCTGGAGGCAAAGGGAATGATGATTTTAGATTTGGCTGAGATTTATCAAAGCTTGGAGCAATGCCTTGTGCTCAACCAACCCCAGCAAGCTGTTTGCAGGTTTCACTTCAGAAACATCAGATACAATATCCTCTCCCAAAATAAAGCCTTGACTATGCGCCTTTCTGCATTAGTTGAGGCAGCCTTCCAAAAATCTAGAGAAACTTACTCTCAAACTAAACAAgctgtctctgtctctccaaAGGACTATGTTGTCTCTCTACTTAGTGAGACCATTGGCATGGAGCAGAGTGAGCTGAAAGATGATTTACCACTTTCATCCTTAGGCATTGACTCTATGCAGGCTATGACTTTGCAGAATTTGATCTTTCAGGGTAGAGGTGTGAATGTGCCTTTGGTGAAACTGTTGGATCCCAATGCAACTATTGCAACAATGGCGGCTCTACTGAGTGAAGGAGCTGAAGGCGAAAGTGTCAGTGAGAACCCAGAGTCTCTACCAGATGAACCTGAAGTTTCTACTAGATTGTGA